A portion of the Coturnix japonica isolate 7356 chromosome 4, Coturnix japonica 2.1, whole genome shotgun sequence genome contains these proteins:
- the TMEM131L gene encoding transmembrane protein 131-like isoform X2 — MAGLCYPQQGGYCRAAAAMNLLLGVFHVLLPCFRPGEAQGQAIEPIPGVVELWQAEEGELLLPAQADSEEDVEEHSEEQSFSAKMPPNGKALHFHPSVLHFGMQLLGLPRAKMLHAYNPSRDREVVVNSVFTTSRQFHVSPSHSQVIPAMGKISFRVLFLPTEEGNIESSLFINTSSHGVLSYQVFGMGTLASSPEEPRIQLANAYLLLPHIQSIQTLQTQAEMMNSSLLHVHLECSLPNDAYQQVKSCCSMSDDPMLLEMSLTVRMENAQQDFVEQRQYLLENLFVVFVAMEKTKTSGDFTVDMYVLHSGNSCVRIQDIRQLSRKDRTPVEFEPVLLSSSSTNFTKVASIPCKAAFCDDARPYSDDKRNSLVEGNTALQACLSCPVLEGYFDVDPSAAMFHIEPHHNISGFWSIWFTNNFEFSIELNEVYVSRETKDILKILNFAEPLTLSPGCWNVFSLKLDVKNNVTDVLSSICLATSVGVMIEIPLQIYSTVSKQADLHFEAITHCDIQCYLGKSDSANLLWQRSLSLDRSAWDVDSELASELYERWQKIRHGEACRRRSILGSTRLIHKKQPEEEVSFAFFLPRLTAEPSLTLSFNATAVKSSVVKYFILRNPSSFPVALQLLPLSYYPDPQASLSLLSKWFGINTQAINFTTTEFRLLDEYSHRNAHQEDLINKKCSSELLQLNLQPLETRKIGVIFTPVDYKRVASVILIRNNLTVLDVVNVEGYGARELLKVGGRLPGAGGSLRFKVPEATLMDCRRQLKDSKQILSITKNFKVENIGPLPITISSMKINGYSCQGYGFEVLDCQEFFLAQNSSREISIVFTPDFTSSWVIRELTLVTSADLEFHFTLNVTLPHHLLPLCADVVPGPSWEESFWRLTVLFVSLSLLGVILIAFQQAQYILAEFMKSRQRANPSSSLQQNSNSVDVISSDTYKGSCKTFMDSYSSSDKGKGKGFMSVGTSSSRSQNAAKRSPATYSHSQKKHKCSVYYSKQKPNAAAGGAIATTEEKQNQIVENQISAPKEDICADVVSENWVTLKYANGINVNKNLTLPENFLGKEETALKNTVLIKSSSSECNLKEDLQTCMFPKETNLKASENLAELKEQEFSPVKVSKKLPESHLSRSSPQQQPELQEISRKISGNNQQVLLRNETENCETLKKQINMKPSTEKKINKGRKEETLCCTKEEITSSEQEDAFRKKKPQEKKEGNVPNMNWNRNRTSRKNKKKNVNISTRVPEQSELKHLCSEYERLDLRTNIGIRAWCPQGDGENCKADQKPGSLRMQGETESFYQRSKKKCLEKFCSDSSSDCGSSSGSVRASRGSWGSWSSTSSSDGDKKPMITARHFLPSRENISQNDFPSETPITLNLSHNICNTRDANSVPQYPDTLCPNFTDVAADPEKNKGLYPAGDLWPPQPVCLTNSLNYNLENNLPCMIQETPSIHNSFIDWNATCDSQFSNMYCPFEMNEYGAIPEENMNYPSSFPGTAAMQNTAFIDQSCTSTWNAPHNMPPTWEPASYVNSTPYLSSTRSLSPMSGLFGSIWAPQSDVYESCCPVGATTQHSTHVENQAVMCKQEYYPRFNPFRAYMNLDIWTTAANRNPNFPLSRDSGYCGNV, encoded by the exons GTGATTCCAGCTATGGGAAAAATTTCATTCAGAGTGCTTTTTCTGCCAACAGAGGAAGGCAATATTGAAAGCTCACTATTTATAAATACCTCATCTCATGGAGTACTTTCATATCAG GTTTTTGGCATGGGAACTCTAGCATCTTCTCCAGAAGAGCCTAGAATACAGCTAGCAAATGCCTACTTACTGCTTCCACACATTCAGAGCATCCAGACATTGCAAACACAG GCAGAAATGATGAATAGCAGCCTCTTGCATGTTCACCTTGAATGCAGTTTACCTAATGATGCATATCAACAAGTTAAG AGTTGCTGTTCTATGTCCGATGATCCAATGCTGCTAGAAATGAGCTTAACGGTAAGAATGGAAAATGCCCAACAAGATTTTGTGGAGCAAAGACAATACTTACTGGAGAAtctttttgtagtttttgtAGCAATGGAAAAAACGAAGACCTCAG GTGATTTCACAGTGGATATGTACGTCTTACATTCTGGGAACAGCTGTGTGCGTATACAG GACATCAGGCAGTTGTCACGAAAAGACAGAACACCTGTGGAGTTTGAGCCAGTACTGCTATCTTCATCATCTACTAACTTTACAAAAGTTGCCTCTATTCCTTGTAAAG CTGCATTCTGTGACGATGCAAGGCCTTACTCTGATGACAAGAGGAATAGCCTAGTAGAAGGCAATACAGCACTACAAGCCTGCCTTTCCTGTCCAGTTTTAGAAGG GTATTTTGATGTTGATCCTTCTGCAGCAATGTTTCATATTGAACCACACCATAATATTTCAGGATTTTGGTCCATATGGTTTACAAACAACTTTGAATTCAGCATTGAGCTGAATGAAGTCTACGTATCCAGAGAAACAAAGGACATCTTGAAG ATTCTGAACTTCGCTGAGCCTTTGACTCTATCTCCGGGCTGTtggaatgtattttctttgaaacttgATGTGAAAAACAACGTAACAGATGTGCTTTCTAGTATTTGTTTGGCCACCAGTGTAGGAGTGATGATTGAAATACCTCTGCAGATATATTCAACTGTGTCCAAG CAAGCAGATCTTCATTTTGAAGCCATTACCCACTGCGATATTCAGTGTTACCTGGGAAAGTCTGATTCAG CAaatctgctttggcagaggaGTCTCTCTCTGGACCGTTCTGCCTGGGATGTGGATTCTGAGCTGGCAAGTGAGCTTTATGAAAGATGGCAAAAAATAAGACACGGGGAAGCCTGCAG GAGGAGAAGCATTCTGGGATCAACTCGCTTGATTCATAAGAAGCAGCCTGAGGAGGAGGTgtcatttgcctttttcttgCCACGGTTGACTGCAGAGCCCAGCCTTACGCTCAGCTTCAATGCCACAGCAGTTAAAAGTAGCGTG GTGAAGTATTTCATACTGAGAAATCCTTCATCCTTTCCAGTtgcactgcagcttctgcctCTCTCTTACTACCCTGATCCCCAAGCTTCACTGAGTCTGCTCAGCAAATG GTTTGGCATAAATACTCAAGCTATTAATTTCACCACCACTGAGTTCAGGCTCTTGGATGAATATTCTCACAGG aatGCACACCAAGAGGATCTCATCAACAAGAAATGCAGTTCTGAGCTGCTTCAGTTAAATTTACAACCACTAGAAACCAGAAAAATTGGTGTAATTTTTACACCAGTTGACTACAAAAGAGTGGCTTCAGTTATTTTAATCAG AAACAACTTGACTGTTCTGGATGTGGTCAATGTAGAAGGCTATGGAGCCAGAGAATTACTTAAAGTAGGGGGAAGACTGCCAGGTGCAGGAGGATCTCTTAGATTCAAGGTTCCAGAAGCTACTCTGATGGACTGCAGACGAC aacTGAAAGACAGCAAGCAAATTCTGTCCATCACGAAGAACTTCAAAGTAGAGAATATTGGGCCTCTTCCTATAACAATTTCATCAATGAAAATCAATGGTTACAGTTGCCAAGGATATGGATTTGAGGTGTTAGACTGTCAGGAATTTTTTCTGGCTCAGAACTCATCACGGGAGATCAGCATCGT ATTCACTCCTGATTTTACATCTTCATGGGTAATCCGGGAGCTTACACTGGTGACTTCTGCTGATCTAGAGTTCCACTTCACGCTTAATGTGACTCTTCCTCACCATTTGTTACCACTCTGTGCAGATGTGGTGCCAGGACCCAGCTGGGAGGAGTCTTTCTGGAGGCTCACTGTCCTTTTTGTAAG TTTGTCCCTACTCGGTGTGATTCTGATAGCCTTCCAGCAAGCCCAGTATATTTTAGCAGAGTTCATGAAATCAAGACAGAGAGCAAATCCTAGTTCTTCattgcagcagaacagcaactCTGTTGATGTCATCAGCTCTGATACTTACaa gGGCAGCTGTAAGACATTTATGGATTCCTATAGTTCCTCAGATAAAGGTAAAGGGAAGGGCTTCATGTCTGTAGGCACTTCTTCTAGCCGAAGTCAGAATGCTGCAAAGAGGAGTCCTGCAACCTACAGCCACTctcagaagaaacacaaatgttCGGTTTACTACAGTAAGCAAAagccaaatgcagcagctggcGGTGCCATTGCAACtactgaggagaaacaaaatcagattGTGGAGAACCAAATCTCAGCACCAAAAGAGGACATTTGTGCTGATGTTGTCAGTGAGAACTGGGTAactttaaaatatgcaaatggCATAAATGTTAACAAGAATTTAACTCTTCCAGAAAACTTTCTGGGCAAAGaagaaactgcactgaaaaatacagttctcATTAAAAGTAGTTCTTCAGAGTGCAATCTGAAGGAAGATCTTCAAACATGTATGTTTCCTAAGGAAACTAACCTTAAAGCTTCTGAAAATCTAGCTGAGCTCAAGGAACAGGAATTCAGTCCTGTGAAGGTGTCAAAGAAGCTACCTGAAAGTCACTTGTCAAGAAGTTCACCTCAGCAACAGCCGGAACTGCAGGAAATTTCTAGGAAAATTAGTG GAAATAACCAGCAAGTGCTTCTCAGGAATGAGACAGAAAACTGTGAGACCTTAAAAAAGCAGATCAACATGAAGCCTTCCACTGAGAAAAAGATTAATAAAGGACGTAAAGAAGAGACGCTGTGCTGTACAAAAGAGGAGATCACTTCCTCTGAG cAAGAAGATGCATTTAGGAAGAAGAAGCCtcaagagaagaaggaaggaaatgtacCAAATATGAATTGGAATAGAAATAGAACATCTcggaaaaataagaaaaagaatgttaaCATATCTACAAG GGTCCCTGAGCAGAGTGAGTTGAAGCATCTGTGCAGTGAATATGAAAGACTGGACCTGAGAACGAATATTGGAATAAGAGCCTGGTGTCCTCAGGGTGATGGGGAAAATTGTAAAGCAGACCAAAAGCCTGGGAGCTTGCGTATGCAGGGAGAAACAG aaagCTTTTATCAACGGTCcaaaaagaagtgtttggagAAGTTTTGTTCTGATTCAAGCTCAGATTGTGGAAGTTCATCAGGAAGTGTTCGTGCCAGTCGTGGGAGCTGGGGTAGCTGGAGCAGTACCAGCAGTTCTGATGGAGATAAAAAGCCCATGATTACTGCCAGGCATTTTCTTCCATCCC ggGAGAATATTTCACAAAACGATTTTCCATCTGAAACTCCTATCACTTTAAATCTGTCTCATAACATCTGCAATACCAG AGACGCAAATAGCGTTCCTCAGTATCCTGATACCTTGTGTCCCAATTTCACTGATGTAGCTGCAGATCCTGAAAAGAATAAAG GTCTTTACCCAGCAGGAGACCTTTGGCCTCCCCAGCCTGTCTGCCTGACAAACAGTTTAAACTACAACCTTGAGAATAATCTGCCATGCATGATCCAAGAAACACCCTCGATCCACAACAG CTTCATTGACTGGAACGCAACTTGTGACAGCCAGTTTTCCAACATGTATTGTCCATTTGAGATGAACGAATATGGTGCTATTCCAGAAG aaaacatgaaCTACCCCAGCAGCTTCCCGGGCACAGCTGCAATGCAGAACACAGCTTTCATTGACCAGAGCTGCACCTCCACCTGGAATGCACCACACAACATGCCGCCTACCTGGGAGCCCGCCAGTTATGTCAACTCCACA CCCTACCTCTCGAGTACCCGAAGCTTATCTCCAATGTCTGGACTTTTTGGTTCCATCTGGGCACCACAGAGTGATGTTTATGAAAGCTGCTGCCCTGTCGGTGCCACGACCCAACACTCAACTCATGTTGAGAACCAAGCTGTTATGTGTAAGCAGGAATACTATCCGAGGTTTAACCCGTTCCGTGCCTACATGAACTTGGATATATGGACTACAGCAGCCAACCGAAATCCAAATTTCCCACTTTCGAGGGACTCGGGTTACTGTGGAAATGTGTGA
- the TMEM131L gene encoding transmembrane protein 131-like isoform X6 yields MPPNGKALHFHPSVLHFGMQLLGLPRAKMLHAYNPSRDREVVVNSVFTTSRQFHVSPSHSQVIPAMGKISFRVLFLPTEEGNIESSLFINTSSHGVLSYQVFGMGTLASSPEEPRIQLANAYLLLPHIQSIQTLQTQAEMMNSSLLHVHLECSLPNDAYQQVKSCCSMSDDPMLLEMSLTVRMENAQQDFVEQRQYLLENLFVVFVAMEKTKTSGDFTVDMYVLHSGNSCVRIQDIRQLSRKDRTPVEFEPVLLSSSSTNFTKVASIPCKAAFCDDARPYSDDKRNSLVEGNTALQACLSCPVLEGYFDVDPSAAMFHIEPHHNISGFWSIWFTNNFEFSIELNEVYVSRETKDILKILNFAEPLTLSPGCWNVFSLKLDVKNNVTDVLSSICLATSVGVMIEIPLQIYSTVSKQADLHFEAITHCDIQCYLGKSDSANLLWQRSLSLDRSAWDVDSELASELYERWQKIRHGEACRRRSILGSTRLIHKKQPEEEVSFAFFLPRLTAEPSLTLSFNATAVKSSVVKYFILRNPSSFPVALQLLPLSYYPDPQASLSLLSKWFGINTQAINFTTTEFRLLDEYSHRNAHQEDLINKKCSSELLQLNLQPLETRKIGVIFTPVDYKRVASVILIRNNLTVLDVVNVEGYGARELLKVGGRLPGAGGSLRFKVPEATLMDCRRQLKDSKQILSITKNFKVENIGPLPITISSMKINGYSCQGYGFEVLDCQEFFLAQNSSREISIVFTPDFTSSWVIRELTLVTSADLEFHFTLNVTLPHHLLPLCADVVPGPSWEESFWRLTVLFVSLSLLGVILIAFQQAQYILAEFMKSRQRANPSSSLQQNSNSVDVISSDTYKGSCKTFMDSYSSSDKGKGKGFMSVGTSSSRSQNAAKRSPATYSHSQKKHKCSVYYSKQKPNAAAGGAIATTEEKQNQIVENQISAPKEDICADVVSENWVTLKYANGINVNKNLTLPENFLGKEETALKNTVLIKSSSSECNLKEDLQTCMFPKETNLKASENLAELKEQEFSPVKVSKKLPESHLSRSSPQQQPELQEISRKISGNNQQVLLRNETENCETLKKQINMKPSTEKKINKGRKEETLCCTKEEITSSEQEDAFRKKKPQEKKEGNVPNMNWNRNRTSRKNKKKNVNISTRVPEQSELKHLCSEYERLDLRTNIGIRAWCPQGDGENCKADQKPGSLRMQGETESFYQRSKKKCLEKFCSDSSSDCGSSSGSVRASRGSWGSWSSTSSSDGDKKPMITARHFLPSRENISQNDFPSETPITLNLSHNICNTSRDANSVPQYPDTLCPNFTDVAADPEKNKGLYPAGDLWPPQPVCLTNSLNYNLENNLPCMIQETPSIHNSFIDWNATCDSQFSNMYCPFEMNEYGAIPEENMNYPSSFPGTAAMQNTAFIDQSCTSTWNAPHNMPPTWEPASYVNSTPYLSSTRSLSPMSGLFGSIWAPQSDVYESCCPVGATTQHSTHVENQAVMCKQEYYPRFNPFRAYMNLDIWTTAANRNPNFPLSRDSGYCGNV; encoded by the exons GTGATTCCAGCTATGGGAAAAATTTCATTCAGAGTGCTTTTTCTGCCAACAGAGGAAGGCAATATTGAAAGCTCACTATTTATAAATACCTCATCTCATGGAGTACTTTCATATCAG GTTTTTGGCATGGGAACTCTAGCATCTTCTCCAGAAGAGCCTAGAATACAGCTAGCAAATGCCTACTTACTGCTTCCACACATTCAGAGCATCCAGACATTGCAAACACAG GCAGAAATGATGAATAGCAGCCTCTTGCATGTTCACCTTGAATGCAGTTTACCTAATGATGCATATCAACAAGTTAAG AGTTGCTGTTCTATGTCCGATGATCCAATGCTGCTAGAAATGAGCTTAACGGTAAGAATGGAAAATGCCCAACAAGATTTTGTGGAGCAAAGACAATACTTACTGGAGAAtctttttgtagtttttgtAGCAATGGAAAAAACGAAGACCTCAG GTGATTTCACAGTGGATATGTACGTCTTACATTCTGGGAACAGCTGTGTGCGTATACAG GACATCAGGCAGTTGTCACGAAAAGACAGAACACCTGTGGAGTTTGAGCCAGTACTGCTATCTTCATCATCTACTAACTTTACAAAAGTTGCCTCTATTCCTTGTAAAG CTGCATTCTGTGACGATGCAAGGCCTTACTCTGATGACAAGAGGAATAGCCTAGTAGAAGGCAATACAGCACTACAAGCCTGCCTTTCCTGTCCAGTTTTAGAAGG GTATTTTGATGTTGATCCTTCTGCAGCAATGTTTCATATTGAACCACACCATAATATTTCAGGATTTTGGTCCATATGGTTTACAAACAACTTTGAATTCAGCATTGAGCTGAATGAAGTCTACGTATCCAGAGAAACAAAGGACATCTTGAAG ATTCTGAACTTCGCTGAGCCTTTGACTCTATCTCCGGGCTGTtggaatgtattttctttgaaacttgATGTGAAAAACAACGTAACAGATGTGCTTTCTAGTATTTGTTTGGCCACCAGTGTAGGAGTGATGATTGAAATACCTCTGCAGATATATTCAACTGTGTCCAAG CAAGCAGATCTTCATTTTGAAGCCATTACCCACTGCGATATTCAGTGTTACCTGGGAAAGTCTGATTCAG CAaatctgctttggcagaggaGTCTCTCTCTGGACCGTTCTGCCTGGGATGTGGATTCTGAGCTGGCAAGTGAGCTTTATGAAAGATGGCAAAAAATAAGACACGGGGAAGCCTGCAG GAGGAGAAGCATTCTGGGATCAACTCGCTTGATTCATAAGAAGCAGCCTGAGGAGGAGGTgtcatttgcctttttcttgCCACGGTTGACTGCAGAGCCCAGCCTTACGCTCAGCTTCAATGCCACAGCAGTTAAAAGTAGCGTG GTGAAGTATTTCATACTGAGAAATCCTTCATCCTTTCCAGTtgcactgcagcttctgcctCTCTCTTACTACCCTGATCCCCAAGCTTCACTGAGTCTGCTCAGCAAATG GTTTGGCATAAATACTCAAGCTATTAATTTCACCACCACTGAGTTCAGGCTCTTGGATGAATATTCTCACAGG aatGCACACCAAGAGGATCTCATCAACAAGAAATGCAGTTCTGAGCTGCTTCAGTTAAATTTACAACCACTAGAAACCAGAAAAATTGGTGTAATTTTTACACCAGTTGACTACAAAAGAGTGGCTTCAGTTATTTTAATCAG AAACAACTTGACTGTTCTGGATGTGGTCAATGTAGAAGGCTATGGAGCCAGAGAATTACTTAAAGTAGGGGGAAGACTGCCAGGTGCAGGAGGATCTCTTAGATTCAAGGTTCCAGAAGCTACTCTGATGGACTGCAGACGAC aacTGAAAGACAGCAAGCAAATTCTGTCCATCACGAAGAACTTCAAAGTAGAGAATATTGGGCCTCTTCCTATAACAATTTCATCAATGAAAATCAATGGTTACAGTTGCCAAGGATATGGATTTGAGGTGTTAGACTGTCAGGAATTTTTTCTGGCTCAGAACTCATCACGGGAGATCAGCATCGT ATTCACTCCTGATTTTACATCTTCATGGGTAATCCGGGAGCTTACACTGGTGACTTCTGCTGATCTAGAGTTCCACTTCACGCTTAATGTGACTCTTCCTCACCATTTGTTACCACTCTGTGCAGATGTGGTGCCAGGACCCAGCTGGGAGGAGTCTTTCTGGAGGCTCACTGTCCTTTTTGTAAG TTTGTCCCTACTCGGTGTGATTCTGATAGCCTTCCAGCAAGCCCAGTATATTTTAGCAGAGTTCATGAAATCAAGACAGAGAGCAAATCCTAGTTCTTCattgcagcagaacagcaactCTGTTGATGTCATCAGCTCTGATACTTACaa gGGCAGCTGTAAGACATTTATGGATTCCTATAGTTCCTCAGATAAAGGTAAAGGGAAGGGCTTCATGTCTGTAGGCACTTCTTCTAGCCGAAGTCAGAATGCTGCAAAGAGGAGTCCTGCAACCTACAGCCACTctcagaagaaacacaaatgttCGGTTTACTACAGTAAGCAAAagccaaatgcagcagctggcGGTGCCATTGCAACtactgaggagaaacaaaatcagattGTGGAGAACCAAATCTCAGCACCAAAAGAGGACATTTGTGCTGATGTTGTCAGTGAGAACTGGGTAactttaaaatatgcaaatggCATAAATGTTAACAAGAATTTAACTCTTCCAGAAAACTTTCTGGGCAAAGaagaaactgcactgaaaaatacagttctcATTAAAAGTAGTTCTTCAGAGTGCAATCTGAAGGAAGATCTTCAAACATGTATGTTTCCTAAGGAAACTAACCTTAAAGCTTCTGAAAATCTAGCTGAGCTCAAGGAACAGGAATTCAGTCCTGTGAAGGTGTCAAAGAAGCTACCTGAAAGTCACTTGTCAAGAAGTTCACCTCAGCAACAGCCGGAACTGCAGGAAATTTCTAGGAAAATTAGTG GAAATAACCAGCAAGTGCTTCTCAGGAATGAGACAGAAAACTGTGAGACCTTAAAAAAGCAGATCAACATGAAGCCTTCCACTGAGAAAAAGATTAATAAAGGACGTAAAGAAGAGACGCTGTGCTGTACAAAAGAGGAGATCACTTCCTCTGAG cAAGAAGATGCATTTAGGAAGAAGAAGCCtcaagagaagaaggaaggaaatgtacCAAATATGAATTGGAATAGAAATAGAACATCTcggaaaaataagaaaaagaatgttaaCATATCTACAAG GGTCCCTGAGCAGAGTGAGTTGAAGCATCTGTGCAGTGAATATGAAAGACTGGACCTGAGAACGAATATTGGAATAAGAGCCTGGTGTCCTCAGGGTGATGGGGAAAATTGTAAAGCAGACCAAAAGCCTGGGAGCTTGCGTATGCAGGGAGAAACAG aaagCTTTTATCAACGGTCcaaaaagaagtgtttggagAAGTTTTGTTCTGATTCAAGCTCAGATTGTGGAAGTTCATCAGGAAGTGTTCGTGCCAGTCGTGGGAGCTGGGGTAGCTGGAGCAGTACCAGCAGTTCTGATGGAGATAAAAAGCCCATGATTACTGCCAGGCATTTTCTTCCATCCC ggGAGAATATTTCACAAAACGATTTTCCATCTGAAACTCCTATCACTTTAAATCTGTCTCATAACATCTGCAATACCAG cAGAGACGCAAATAGCGTTCCTCAGTATCCTGATACCTTGTGTCCCAATTTCACTGATGTAGCTGCAGATCCTGAAAAGAATAAAG GTCTTTACCCAGCAGGAGACCTTTGGCCTCCCCAGCCTGTCTGCCTGACAAACAGTTTAAACTACAACCTTGAGAATAATCTGCCATGCATGATCCAAGAAACACCCTCGATCCACAACAG CTTCATTGACTGGAACGCAACTTGTGACAGCCAGTTTTCCAACATGTATTGTCCATTTGAGATGAACGAATATGGTGCTATTCCAGAAG aaaacatgaaCTACCCCAGCAGCTTCCCGGGCACAGCTGCAATGCAGAACACAGCTTTCATTGACCAGAGCTGCACCTCCACCTGGAATGCACCACACAACATGCCGCCTACCTGGGAGCCCGCCAGTTATGTCAACTCCACA CCCTACCTCTCGAGTACCCGAAGCTTATCTCCAATGTCTGGACTTTTTGGTTCCATCTGGGCACCACAGAGTGATGTTTATGAAAGCTGCTGCCCTGTCGGTGCCACGACCCAACACTCAACTCATGTTGAGAACCAAGCTGTTATGTGTAAGCAGGAATACTATCCGAGGTTTAACCCGTTCCGTGCCTACATGAACTTGGATATATGGACTACAGCAGCCAACCGAAATCCAAATTTCCCACTTTCGAGGGACTCGGGTTACTGTGGAAATGTGTGA